The following coding sequences are from one Granulicella arctica window:
- a CDS encoding ATP-binding protein, protein MSESEEIINRIGTNIDPALLEKLHLVPILASLKNDQLVCLEDAEEIRLTDGEFVVQQGEIQHYFWILLEGDLRISQMMLDGNEMALHVLNAGSAFGEISLLANIPNSVQMRSLGNTHLLRLEEDGFWKLMTVCPEVRKAILGNMAMRLQKVQSVAVHQEKMASLGTLAAGLMHELNNPGAAARRAAAQLRENLLRLHALSSKFSQIELSRGQKECMRDLQEQALAMKEPLRMNSLEQSDAEEKLTEWMETANVENAWKLAPTLVSAGIDITELECARNEFPGEIFSDALSWLEALVSSMQLVGTIEESIGRVGDLVHAVKSYAYEGKGQRQTLNVNDSIHATLVILGHKFREKEIVLEKDFAQDLPLLNTEVSGLNQIWTNLLDNAIDAVSPKGRIKIRTWLESINGSGGNSRPYICISVTDNGSGIPITCQKEIFDPFYTTKQMGVGTGLGLGIVHRIVEQFGGRILFSSQPGNTEFVVRLPSGNA, encoded by the coding sequence ATGAGCGAGAGTGAAGAGATCATCAACCGGATTGGAACCAACATCGACCCCGCGCTTCTGGAGAAGCTACACTTGGTGCCGATCCTGGCCTCGCTGAAGAATGACCAACTGGTTTGCCTGGAGGACGCAGAAGAGATTCGCCTGACCGATGGCGAGTTTGTTGTGCAGCAGGGCGAGATTCAACACTACTTCTGGATACTGCTGGAAGGTGATCTACGCATCTCTCAGATGATGCTTGATGGCAACGAGATGGCACTGCATGTGCTTAATGCGGGGAGCGCGTTCGGAGAGATTTCACTTTTGGCGAACATTCCGAATTCTGTCCAGATGCGCTCGCTTGGCAACACTCATCTTCTACGCCTGGAGGAAGACGGTTTCTGGAAATTGATGACAGTTTGCCCAGAGGTTCGTAAGGCGATTCTGGGAAATATGGCGATGCGGCTTCAAAAGGTGCAGAGCGTTGCGGTGCATCAAGAGAAGATGGCGTCGCTAGGGACGCTGGCTGCGGGGCTGATGCATGAGTTGAATAATCCGGGTGCGGCGGCGCGGCGGGCGGCGGCGCAGTTGCGAGAGAACCTGCTGAGACTGCATGCGCTCTCGTCGAAGTTTTCGCAGATTGAGTTGAGCCGGGGACAGAAGGAGTGCATGCGGGACTTGCAGGAGCAGGCGCTCGCGATGAAAGAGCCGCTACGGATGAACTCGCTTGAGCAGTCTGACGCGGAAGAGAAGTTGACGGAGTGGATGGAAACGGCAAACGTCGAGAACGCGTGGAAGCTGGCTCCGACACTGGTCTCAGCCGGCATCGATATAACGGAGCTGGAGTGCGCGCGAAACGAGTTTCCTGGAGAGATATTTTCGGATGCGCTGAGCTGGCTCGAGGCACTTGTATCCAGCATGCAGTTGGTGGGCACGATCGAGGAGAGCATTGGCCGGGTGGGGGACCTGGTGCATGCGGTGAAGTCGTATGCGTATGAGGGCAAGGGACAGCGGCAGACGTTGAATGTCAACGACAGCATTCATGCGACGCTGGTGATTCTGGGGCACAAGTTCCGTGAGAAGGAGATTGTGCTCGAGAAGGATTTTGCGCAGGATCTTCCGCTGCTCAACACGGAGGTCTCTGGATTGAACCAGATCTGGACGAACCTGCTGGACAATGCGATCGATGCGGTGTCGCCCAAGGGGCGGATCAAGATCCGGACTTGGCTAGAGTCGATCAACGGGAGCGGCGGTAATAGCCGCCCTTACATCTGCATTAGCGTGACAGACAATGGATCGGGTATTCCTATCACGTGCCAGAAGGAGATCTTCGATCCATTTTATACGACGAAGCAGATGGGTGTAGGGACCGGGCTGGGACTTGGGATCGTGCATCGGATCGTTGAGCAGTTTGGTGGGCGGATTTTGTTCTCGTCCCAGCCGGGAAATACTGAGTTTGTGGTGCGGCTGCCGAGCGGTAATGCTTAG
- a CDS encoding FAD-dependent oxidoreductase gives MPKPILLAIDDDVSVLEAVVQDLRRHYGQHYRIIRAVSGDAALETCRQLKEREETVALFLSDQRMPGMSGVEFLQQAMALYPDAKRVLLTAYADTEAAIRAINAAKIHYYLNKPWDPPEVKLYPVLDDLLESWKQGYRPAYEGIQVVGMRWSAADYQVRDFLARHRVEYKWLSPEQTPEALELLKKRGIDDTKMPVVLFGDGSVLLQPTEQEMAAKLGLPMQARQEFYDVVVIGAGPAGLAAGVYGASEGLRTLIVEGESVGGQAGSSSKIENYLGFPQGLSGEELAKRAYIQAQRLGAEFLTQRVTSIRTENKYHIVQMADGQEVICHVCLIATGVSYCMLDIPGADRFSGAGMYYGAALSEARGCADEEIYVVGGANSAGQAAMHFSRYASKVRMLVRGESLTKSMSKYLIDQIEATPNIVVETGTEVVSVSGDSHLECLTLKTPRGEETRHANSLFVFIGAAPKTDWLPDSIVCDNKGFILAGPDLKVRAAQAWTLDRDPHLLETSVPGIFVAGDVRFNSVKRCASAVGEGSIAIQFVHQYLATL, from the coding sequence ATGCCGAAACCGATATTGCTAGCGATCGACGATGATGTGAGTGTCCTGGAGGCGGTGGTCCAGGATTTGCGGCGCCACTATGGGCAGCACTACAGGATCATTCGCGCCGTCTCGGGTGACGCGGCGCTGGAGACCTGTCGGCAGTTGAAAGAGCGCGAGGAGACGGTTGCGCTGTTTCTGTCAGATCAACGCATGCCTGGGATGTCTGGGGTGGAGTTCCTACAGCAGGCGATGGCGTTGTATCCGGATGCAAAGCGGGTGCTGCTGACGGCGTATGCCGATACGGAGGCCGCGATCCGGGCGATCAACGCGGCGAAGATTCACTACTACCTGAATAAGCCGTGGGACCCGCCGGAGGTAAAGCTGTATCCGGTGCTGGATGACCTGCTGGAGTCGTGGAAACAGGGATATCGACCGGCGTATGAGGGCATCCAGGTCGTGGGGATGCGGTGGTCGGCGGCGGACTATCAGGTACGTGATTTCCTGGCACGGCATCGGGTGGAGTACAAGTGGCTGAGTCCGGAGCAGACCCCGGAAGCTCTGGAGCTGCTGAAGAAGCGCGGCATCGACGATACGAAGATGCCGGTGGTGCTGTTCGGGGATGGATCGGTACTGCTGCAGCCGACAGAGCAGGAGATGGCGGCGAAGTTGGGGCTGCCGATGCAGGCGCGCCAGGAGTTCTATGACGTTGTGGTGATCGGAGCGGGACCGGCGGGGCTGGCGGCCGGGGTGTATGGCGCGTCGGAGGGACTGAGGACACTGATTGTCGAAGGCGAGTCGGTCGGGGGACAGGCGGGTTCGAGCTCGAAGATCGAGAACTACCTTGGATTTCCTCAGGGGCTGAGCGGAGAAGAGCTGGCTAAGCGAGCGTATATCCAGGCGCAGCGGCTTGGAGCGGAGTTCCTGACGCAGCGGGTGACGTCGATCCGGACGGAGAACAAGTATCACATCGTCCAGATGGCGGATGGGCAGGAGGTGATCTGCCATGTGTGCCTGATTGCGACGGGAGTCTCGTACTGCATGTTGGACATTCCGGGAGCGGACAGATTTTCTGGTGCGGGGATGTACTATGGGGCGGCTCTATCGGAGGCACGGGGCTGCGCCGATGAAGAGATTTATGTTGTTGGGGGCGCGAACTCGGCTGGGCAGGCGGCGATGCACTTCTCGCGCTATGCGAGCAAGGTGCGGATGCTGGTGCGTGGCGAGTCGCTGACGAAGAGCATGTCGAAGTACCTGATCGATCAGATCGAGGCGACTCCGAATATTGTGGTGGAGACCGGGACCGAGGTGGTGAGTGTTTCGGGCGATTCGCACCTGGAGTGTCTGACGTTGAAGACTCCGAGGGGCGAAGAGACGCGGCACGCCAACTCTCTGTTTGTGTTTATTGGGGCGGCACCGAAGACGGACTGGCTGCCTGACTCAATCGTGTGTGACAACAAGGGGTTCATTCTGGCGGGACCGGACCTGAAGGTGAGGGCGGCTCAGGCGTGGACGCTCGACCGCGATCCGCATCTGTTGGAGACGAGTGTGCCAGGGATTTTTGTGGCTGGCGATGTGCGCTTCAACTCAGTTAAGCGATGCGCTTCGGCGGTCGGTGAAGGTTCGATTGCGATTCAGTTTGTGCACCAATATTTAGCAACACTGTAA
- a CDS encoding TonB-dependent receptor, with the protein MYRTLLRLTALTIGLAISCTVQAQITRITGRITDATGAVIPKAQVTLTNDGTAEQLNALTTKTGDYSFVHLAPGLYDVSATAKGFATEQQTSLHLNLDAVLTVDLSLKLGVASEVVTVAADELLLNRTNADRGQTFTQDEIENSPLNGGVPLLLANTAPGVEFTGTNNGVNQWVRPFDNSSINQFSTNGQGSDTNDFQIDGAPNNSNSFGSRDIGYVPPSGSVQEMKFISNPYDAQYGHTGGGVFDIVTKYGTNTVHGQIYENARRTWLDANTHYNDNPQINLKKTSDTRDQYGFQVDGPVYIPHLYNGHGKTFFEVQGENWSQNTPKTGTSWVPALSPGSTTQTVAETGDFSAADYYDGNCQCRKPITIYDPLTTDLVTKVRQPFSGNRIPISRLNAAALKYLSYLPLPNRSVGADQPYGSNNYAWSVTATDRYKTAIIRLDQNFGAKDRAYIRFAWSKRFQDVGDTYNGIPGPAAQGVFPLVRQNHFFTTDWTHTFSSNAVFDLHLSFTRYAYNQSQGPSPFDLSQLGLGSLASQVTAQVFPEVDIDGVTGFGDFASNGGNKLSITNTISGMPTLTLVRRSHTIKLGMDYRWMKASNFTGGASSGHFDESTFWTQQNTLANLGSQDGYALASWVLGTPANGHLDVNPKQYFSYPYFAPFAQDDWKFTSKLTLNFGLRWDFQGPPSEARNQIVGDFSTTAQNPVASSVAGLPSGVQLLGGMTFAGVNGQPTTIYNWNWNLVQPRIGFAYAIDNDTVVRGGFGDTFEQSSAQGYSQGFSQTTAMTTSLSNGTRPDGNTIDDPFPVVAKPVGSARGLATSLGDSFNVSNRSFHIPGVWNYSFGFTHQLGSHTSVDLSYVGSKGFDLDSTDNINHVSAAFQASCNILQGSTVSRLQECLNPSANSAWVTNPYLGNAAFSPAATGNQNGYYTSQLLPASIYSRPSPQFGDIYQTEQNDGRSRFDSLQVSGTHRWNDALTFHANYVWSKVMSSGYLEDSIYRTRQHHIDTGTRPWRYTFNAVWHLPVGRGHRYLGTSNYVVDALLGAGSWLRSITTKRERLSAFRAAS; encoded by the coding sequence ATGTATCGAACACTGCTGCGTCTTACCGCTTTGACCATCGGTCTAGCGATTTCCTGCACGGTCCAAGCTCAGATCACCCGCATCACTGGCCGGATTACGGACGCCACTGGTGCCGTAATCCCCAAGGCTCAGGTGACCCTGACCAATGATGGTACCGCTGAACAACTCAACGCTCTTACAACCAAGACCGGGGACTACTCGTTCGTGCATCTTGCTCCTGGCCTTTATGATGTCAGCGCGACAGCCAAAGGCTTTGCAACCGAACAACAGACCAGTCTCCATCTGAATCTCGATGCGGTCCTGACGGTCGACCTGTCACTTAAGCTTGGGGTAGCCTCCGAGGTTGTGACGGTCGCAGCAGACGAGCTGCTTCTCAATCGAACGAATGCGGACCGAGGACAAACCTTCACGCAGGACGAGATCGAGAACTCTCCTCTCAATGGCGGTGTCCCTTTGCTTCTGGCAAATACCGCGCCCGGCGTGGAGTTCACCGGGACCAACAACGGTGTGAACCAGTGGGTTCGCCCCTTCGATAACAGCTCGATCAATCAGTTCTCAACAAATGGACAAGGATCAGACACGAACGACTTTCAGATCGACGGTGCTCCAAACAACTCCAATTCCTTTGGCTCACGTGATATCGGTTATGTCCCCCCAAGCGGCAGCGTTCAAGAGATGAAGTTCATCTCGAATCCATACGATGCTCAGTACGGCCACACCGGCGGTGGCGTGTTCGATATCGTGACAAAGTATGGCACAAACACGGTTCATGGGCAGATCTATGAAAATGCTCGGCGTACGTGGCTGGATGCCAATACGCATTACAACGATAACCCCCAAATCAACTTGAAGAAAACCAGCGACACCCGCGACCAATATGGCTTTCAGGTAGATGGTCCAGTCTACATTCCTCATCTTTACAATGGCCATGGCAAGACCTTCTTCGAAGTGCAGGGAGAAAATTGGTCACAAAACACACCCAAGACGGGGACATCCTGGGTGCCTGCCCTGAGTCCGGGTTCGACCACGCAGACCGTTGCAGAGACTGGCGACTTCAGCGCGGCGGATTATTACGATGGTAATTGCCAGTGCCGCAAACCTATTACGATCTACGATCCGCTTACGACGGATCTCGTCACCAAAGTGAGGCAGCCCTTTTCCGGGAATCGCATTCCTATTTCACGACTCAATGCAGCGGCGTTGAAGTACCTCAGCTATCTTCCGCTGCCGAACCGCTCCGTTGGTGCAGATCAACCTTATGGAAGCAACAACTACGCATGGTCCGTCACTGCGACTGACCGTTACAAGACGGCGATCATTCGGTTGGATCAAAATTTCGGCGCTAAGGACCGCGCCTATATTCGTTTTGCATGGAGTAAACGTTTCCAGGACGTCGGGGATACGTACAACGGTATACCCGGGCCTGCCGCGCAAGGCGTTTTTCCACTGGTCCGTCAGAATCACTTCTTTACAACCGATTGGACCCACACTTTTTCGAGCAACGCGGTCTTCGATCTGCATCTTTCTTTCACGAGGTATGCGTATAACCAAAGTCAAGGACCGAGCCCATTTGATCTCTCGCAGCTTGGCCTTGGCTCCCTCGCAAGCCAGGTGACAGCCCAGGTATTCCCCGAAGTGGATATTGACGGCGTTACTGGCTTCGGTGACTTTGCTAGTAACGGCGGAAATAAGCTCAGTATCACCAATACCATCTCGGGTATGCCGACCCTCACACTCGTTCGGCGGTCTCACACAATCAAATTGGGGATGGACTACCGGTGGATGAAAGCAAGCAACTTTACCGGAGGCGCATCATCGGGTCACTTCGATGAAAGCACCTTCTGGACACAACAAAACACACTCGCCAATCTAGGTTCACAAGACGGTTACGCACTCGCGAGCTGGGTCCTCGGCACACCCGCCAATGGTCATCTGGATGTGAACCCCAAGCAATACTTTAGCTATCCTTACTTCGCACCGTTCGCCCAGGATGACTGGAAATTCACTTCGAAGCTCACCCTCAACTTTGGCTTGCGCTGGGATTTTCAAGGTCCTCCTTCAGAAGCTCGCAATCAGATCGTCGGAGACTTTAGCACCACTGCTCAGAATCCAGTGGCTTCTTCGGTCGCGGGGCTACCTTCTGGGGTGCAGCTTCTTGGTGGCATGACGTTTGCGGGAGTGAACGGGCAACCTACCACCATATACAACTGGAACTGGAACCTGGTCCAGCCTCGCATCGGATTTGCCTATGCCATTGACAACGATACCGTTGTTCGCGGTGGGTTTGGGGATACTTTTGAACAGAGCTCTGCACAAGGGTATTCTCAGGGTTTCAGCCAGACCACAGCGATGACCACCTCGCTCTCCAACGGAACGCGTCCAGATGGCAATACCATCGATGATCCGTTTCCTGTGGTGGCTAAACCAGTCGGATCAGCTCGAGGACTGGCAACAAGTCTGGGCGACAGCTTCAACGTCTCCAACAGGAGCTTTCACATTCCAGGTGTCTGGAACTACTCTTTCGGTTTCACCCACCAACTTGGTTCTCACACATCCGTCGATCTCAGCTATGTCGGCAGCAAAGGCTTCGACCTCGATAGCACCGATAACATCAATCATGTAAGTGCGGCATTCCAGGCAAGCTGTAACATTCTGCAAGGATCCACAGTCTCGCGGTTACAGGAGTGCCTTAATCCCAGCGCGAATTCCGCTTGGGTCACCAATCCTTACCTTGGAAATGCGGCGTTCTCGCCCGCGGCCACTGGAAACCAAAACGGGTATTACACCAGCCAGTTGCTTCCGGCAAGTATTTACTCTCGTCCTTCTCCTCAGTTCGGCGATATTTACCAAACCGAACAGAATGACGGACGTTCCCGCTTCGATTCACTGCAAGTATCCGGAACGCATCGCTGGAATGACGCACTAACGTTCCATGCGAATTACGTCTGGTCCAAGGTCATGAGTTCGGGCTACCTCGAGGACAGCATCTATCGGACTCGGCAACACCATATCGACACTGGCACGCGTCCCTGGCGCTACACGTTCAATGCCGTTTGGCACCTGCCTGTCGGACGCGGCCACCGTTATCTAGGCACATCCAACTACGTAGTAGACGCTCTGCTGGGGGCTGGATCGTGGCTCCGATCTATTACTACGAAGCGGGAACGCCTGTCAGCATTCCGAGCAGCATCATGA
- a CDS encoding LuxR C-terminal-related transcriptional regulator: protein MNRLILADNQAIFRSGAARILAMEDDMRIVAQCEDASRLMAALDHIGGVIVLFSTSMQPDIEAVLARIRETGSRAILVTENTEEVTAGVAEQLDGIICRNISGTDLIDSLRRVSRGTRYIHHPNITAMAAMDSVGARVRDQLTPKEMQIVALIVQGCKNKDIANQLNTKEQVIKNYLRSIYDKTGVSDRLELALFTLHHRVLADAAAKAGNLLQKKSA, encoded by the coding sequence ATGAATCGGCTCATACTTGCGGACAATCAAGCCATCTTCCGATCGGGTGCCGCCCGCATCCTGGCCATGGAAGACGACATGCGCATCGTCGCTCAATGCGAGGACGCCTCGCGCCTCATGGCAGCCCTCGACCACATTGGCGGTGTTATCGTTCTCTTCTCCACCAGCATGCAGCCCGATATTGAAGCTGTGCTCGCCAGAATCCGCGAAACCGGCAGCCGCGCCATCCTCGTCACCGAAAACACCGAAGAGGTCACCGCTGGTGTCGCCGAACAACTGGACGGTATCATCTGCCGCAACATCAGCGGAACCGACCTTATCGACTCCCTTCGCCGCGTCTCCCGCGGTACCCGGTACATCCATCACCCCAACATCACCGCTATGGCCGCTATGGACAGCGTCGGCGCCCGCGTCCGCGACCAACTCACCCCCAAAGAGATGCAAATCGTCGCCCTCATTGTCCAGGGCTGCAAGAACAAAGACATCGCCAACCAGCTCAACACCAAAGAGCAGGTCATCAAGAACTACCTGCGCAGCATCTATGACAAGACAGGCGTCTCCGACCGCCTCGAGCTAGCTCTCTTCACCCTCCACCACAGAGTCCTAGCTGACGCCGCCGCGAAAGCAGGAAATCTCCTCCAGAAAAAATCCGCCTGA
- a CDS encoding VOC family protein, with product MKLARVILFTGQIEAMSKFYGDVLGLKKIVTNETGWQEFAAGGARIALHSGPSSPGRKGPKIVFHAKDVAALRETLVARGASFGKVRQGEMFCLCDGKDPDGNPIQLSDR from the coding sequence ATGAAACTTGCGCGCGTGATCTTGTTTACTGGACAGATCGAGGCAATGAGCAAATTCTACGGAGACGTACTCGGCCTCAAGAAGATCGTCACGAATGAAACGGGCTGGCAAGAGTTTGCAGCAGGCGGCGCACGGATAGCGCTCCACTCCGGTCCGTCATCGCCGGGACGCAAGGGCCCCAAGATCGTATTCCACGCCAAAGACGTCGCCGCCCTGCGCGAGACGCTGGTGGCACGAGGCGCAAGCTTCGGCAAAGTCCGACAAGGGGAGATGTTTTGCCTCTGCGACGGCAAGGACCCCGACGGCAATCCCATTCAATTATCCGACCGCTGA